Within Triticum dicoccoides isolate Atlit2015 ecotype Zavitan chromosome 1B, WEW_v2.0, whole genome shotgun sequence, the genomic segment TCTGCCAGTTTTACTACCCAATGCATGCCTTGTGTTTCTCCATAATGGGCCACGCTTCCGTGATTTTTGCTGGTGGCCAGTTTCCAACGAGCACTGTATAGGTCAGTTACCACGTACAAGTAATCAGCATTTACTGTGTGCGATTTATTGCCTAATCTAGCATGCAAAATTAATAGGTTGCCTTGGTACCTGAGTTTTGGTCTCAGGGCttaataaacccagacggaggaAGTATCTGGTATCAGGTTTTCGTATAGAAATGGATGTAGTTCTGACTCTAGGGTCTATTGTTTTGAGTTCCTTCTTCTCCCTACCAAATTGACTTCTGGCAATTTGCTAGGACTGATAAGACACAATGAATGTAGGTGACCTAAGCATTGCTCTGCTCCCTTGTTGAATTCTGGTTGGTCATGTATTATGATTTATCCCTTCCTGCGCTCATTCATGGTTACACTGCTATTGTCATGCTTTTAATGGTAGGAACCAAAATCACCATACTTGTTCTGTTTTTAGGATCCATTTGTTGTCATGCTAGCCTCAACTGGATGTGTACCTTCCCCTTGTATCAGTTTAGTGTTGGATTTACAAATTTTATGACTGCTATTAGGCGTATCAGGATTTCTGTGCGTGCAGTGTCAAAGTTGTATTTATATTATGTGTGGCATTGCACAGCATTTGCATCTGGGTTTTATAAGCTTTGCAGCACTTGTATCTACACCACCCCCTTGGATCCGTTTAGTGTTGGGTTCACAAATTTTAGCATATTGCAGGACTTCATCTGTTGTCTAGGATTAAGCTATCGCTTTATTTGTTTAGTTGCTATTTGTGAATGACTGTGATGAGCTAGCTATCTTTGGAATGGTCATTATATGTTCGACTTGAAATGAAGAATAACCTTCGTGTATATGTGACACCAGGGTATCGATTTCTGCGGAACTGTTGAGAGGGGCATACCGTATTATCCTTTGGGCTTGTCAGCTGGCGTCCTGGGTGCCTTTCTGTTAGCAGAGGCTGCTTCATCAGATGAGCCTAAAGAAGATTCAGAAGTATTGGATGGTTCGGTTGTGTCCGGTGAACCTAATGGTTGGTCTGATTACCTTAATATTTGTTGAGCCTAGTTCATTTTTGATCTCAACTGCTGGCTTGTTCTCATACTGCTAATTACTGTTATTTCAGGATCAGGTCCCAAAAAGAATCTGTTTGACCGTATCAAAGAGAAGTTTGCTTCTTGGAAACATAATCTTAGTCGAGATCTTCAGCAGGAAAGGTcagacctcgagaaggagaggcttCTGTTTGAGAAGCAGAAGAGTCGCTTTGAGAAGCAGCGTGTAGCCATTAGGAAAGAGTGGAGAGATATTCAGATGGAGAAGGCTCATATGTGGGAGTGGGGCAAGGACTACTTCGAGAAGAAGCTTGAACATGAGAAGTTCATGGATGAGGATAACAAGTTCCATAAGCGAGTTATGGCTGACAAAAAGTTTGAGCGGTTGCAACTGGAATACAAAATCGCCAAGTTACCAAAAGTTCCGAATGATGGTGCGAAAGAAGAAGGCCTGTACCGCATGGCCTGGAGGGTACTAACTTGTTTTCCTCACTCATGTTTATAATTAATTTGTTACCCTTCAAACGTCTTAACTTGTATGTCCTGATGAGGATCCTATCTTGTTCTTGAATGCTTGTTAGACACTGTTTTCAGTAATATATTGATGGTTATATTTTGTTATTACCATCTGTTAATACTGCTTGTGAGCCACCGGATACATCCATGTTGGTAGTTAGTTTGTTACTCTACTACTTACTGCTCAAGCATATCTGTTGTTTCCTGCCCTTCATGACTTTTGTCTTGAGGATTCTTTCTTTGTCTTCTGTTTCCTACTTTGTTattgtatactccctccgtccgaaaatacttgtccaaGGAATGGATGTACAtccagatgtattttagttttagatacactaCTCATTTGTACCCATTtctatgacaagtatttttggacggagggagtactattttgtgATTGCGTTTTTGACCCTTATGCTAGTATAGTCTCTTTGGTATTGGTTGTGCTAACCAAGCAATCCTTTTTGTCTAGGGCTCGCTCTTTGCCCTCAAGTTACCTGGCGACTTGGTTACCGATATGCAGTCTTTTGAGAAAAGTTCAGCTTTCTGGGTGGTTATCCTTGGAGGGGCTTCTATTTCTTACTTCACGGTGGGCAATTTCAAGGCTTTTGTCGATGGGCGCTTTGCTGCTATCGAAAGGCATGTCAATCGCATTCTAGGCCGGACCCCTGGGCCTAACCTGTGTTTCTGTGGGAAGCCATACCCTGAGCTTTGCAGTTTCTGTGGGGAGCTACTTCCCGAGTTTGATTTTGTCATTGTTGGTAAGACGATGCTTCTGTAGTCTTGGTTGTTTTATTTGTCTTGGTACATAATGTTGCTGTGCTAAGTAGAGCTGTTGTTTTTTCAGACTATGACCGCCCCCGCCTCAGCATCGTGGATTGAGCGAGCTTGCTACAGCAAGGTGCTTGAGTTTTGGTGTCGAAGCAAGGCGTCGGTCCAGCGAGCGCGGTGACTCAGAATTGCATACCTGTGGCGGTCTGAAGTTGTAATGTTGTCTGGCTACTTAAGTTTTGTGCGTGGTAGTGAACCTTTGGTGGATTCTATTCTGTTATCTTCGTCGCTGTTATTACTTTGGAGTGAACCATATGGTCGGAAGGCTACTTAAGTTTTGTGCGTGGTAGTGGATTCTATTCTGTTA encodes:
- the LOC119349851 gene encoding uncharacterized protein LOC119349851, which encodes MAACLRSLATGARPLSERILHLTPMLSVVLAEDCYLQGHYGFLSAPMDLVPTGSPSLSEVLREAGKRFSASVIPEEFRLASPSFLDEGIDFCGTVERGIPYYPLGLSAGVLGAFLLAEAASSDEPKEDSEVLDGSVVSGEPNGSGPKKNLFDRIKEKFASWKHNLSRDLQQERSDLEKERLLFEKQKSRFEKQRVAIRKEWRDIQMEKAHMWEWGKDYFEKKLEHEKFMDEDNKFHKRVMADKKFERLQLEYKIAKLPKVPNDGAKEEGLYRMAWRGSLFALKLPGDLVTDMQSFEKSSAFWVVILGGASISYFTVGNFKAFVDGRFAAIERHVNRILGRTPGPNLCFCGKPYPELCSFCGELLPEFDFVIVDYDRPRLSIVD